Genomic segment of bacterium:
TGGGATAGTGGAATGGGATTGCCGTAATTCTGCTGGTGAGAAGGTTGCCTCTGGAATCTATATTTATTTCATCCGTGACGATATAAGTTCAAAGACAGGTAAACTGGGAGTGATGCGATAAACTAATTAGTGGATTAAAGAGCACGAAGAAAACACGTAACCGTTCAGGTGGTAACTTACCGCAGAGACGCAGAGGAACAGAGAAGACATAGAAATAGAGTAACTCTTCAGCCACTGATTGACACGGATTAGCACGGATAAATAGCAGAGGACAGAGGGCAGAAGGAGGAAAAAACCTTCAGCCTAATTACGGACACGGAAAACGGACACGATTTACGAATTTTCAGTGTTTCATCTGTGTCCATCTGTGGCTGAGGGGGTGTTTTTCTTTACTGCCAAGATTACCCTTTTAATCTGTGCATAATCTTTAACTGTCTTTATCTCGCTAAATTTTTCAGTTTGTCTGATTTTATCACTTATTATCTCCGCCTGGTCATATCCAACCTCTAATCCTAAACAGCCACCCTCTTTTAAATAATTTAAAGAATCGTTGATTATCTTATCATAAAAGTTTATGCCATCTTTTCCGCCGTCTAAAGCAATTTCTGGTTCAAATCGGACATCCATCGGAAGAGATTTCAGTTCTGAAGTTGAAACATAAGGTGGATTAGAAATGATAAAATCTACCTTCTGGTCTAAATTAAACTTTTTCAAAGAGTTGAGCAAGTCTCCTTTTAAAAAGGTAATTTTATCTTTGACCTTTAATCTATGGGCATTCGTTCGGGCTATTTTTAATGCTGATGAAGAAATATCCAGGGCGTAAACCACTGCGTTCAATGACAGTGCCAGGCTAATGGCTATTACCCCACTGCCTGTGCCAATATCCACAATGAGTGGAGGAGATTTAAGTTTTTTTCCAATATTTATTATCTCTTCAACTAAAATTTCTGTTTCTGGTCTTGGGATTAAAACATTTTCATTGACCATAAATTCCCAGTTCATAAATTCTTTTTTGCAAAGGATATAGGCAATGGGTTTATAAGATGCCCTTCGCTTAAGTAATTTCCAATAACGCTCTAATTTATTTTTAGTTAAGGGAATTTTATCATTCAAATAAAGGTTAATTCGCTCATCGCCGATTAAATTACTCAACAAGATTTCAGCATCAGTTTTTGCGGTAGGGATATTATTATCTTCGAGATATTTAGTTGCTTGAAGTAATAATTCTCTCATTTGCACCGTCATAATTTTTCTTTCATAATTTCAATAATTTAAGCAATCCACCCCATTTTTTATCCATTTTAAAATACCAGTTACTTATTTTTAGTTTTCAGCTCTTTTGAAGCAGAGATTAATGCAAAGACAAGTTCGTCTAAATCGCCATCCATAATAGTTTCAAGTCTGTGCAGACTTAAGCCAATGCGGTGGTCTGTAACGCGGTTTTGTGGGTAATTATAAGTTCTTATCTTTTCGCTTCTATCACCAGAGCCAACCTGAGATTTTCGTTCTTGAGATTGTTCTTTTCTTGCTTTTTCCTCTGCCTGGGCTAATAATTCAGCCCTCAAGACACGCATTGCTTTTGCCTTATTTTTATGTTGTGAGCGTTCATCCTGGCAGGTAACGACAAAACCTGTTGGTAGGTGTGTAATTCTAACTGCAGAATCTGTAACATTGACATGTTGTCCGCCAGGCCCACTTGACCTGAAGGTATCAATTCTCAAATCTTCTGGTGAAATTTCTATATCTACTTCTTCAGGCTCTTTCAGGACGGCGACGGTCACGGCTGAGGTATGAATTCTGCCACTGGCTTCTGTTACCGGAACCCGTTGGACTCGATGGGTGCCACTTTCAAATTTAAGTTTTTTGTATGCCTCATCGCCTTCCACACCAAAGATGATTTCTTTAAATCCCCCGATACCAGTAGGATGAGAATTGAATATCTCTAATTTCCAGCCCTGTGAAATAATATATTTACTATACATTCTAAATAAATCAGCTACAAATAACCCGGATTCCTCTCCACCTGTGCCGGCACGGATTTCCATAATTATATTTCTATCTTCTTCTTCCTCATCTTTAGGGGCTAATAAATCTGTTAGTTTTTTTGCGATGGATTCTTTTTTTACTTGCAGGTTATTCAATTCTTCTTCTGCTATCTCTTTTAATTCTGGCTCAAGTGCCTCATTTAACATTACTGATAGTTTTGCTATTTCTTCTTCTACTGTTTTATATTCTCGAAATTTAAGCACAAAAGGTTCTATTTTCGCCCTTTTTTTCATAATTTCTTGATATAAAGAGAGGTTGGTTACATTTTCTTCTATCTGAGAGGTTAATTTTTCATATTCGGTTTCTAACTCTTTTAACTTTTCAAACATAATTCATCCTTTTATTAAATCTCATCATTCAAGACGATTTACACGAATGAGTTGACCAGAAATTTGGTGTTGTGAATTAATGGCTTTGTGGATTCGACGAGCCTGACCTACAAAATCAATATCAAAACTACACGCAATTATGCCTGCATGATTTGGTTGTCCATTGTGCAAACGAATAAAATGTTTACGGTTTAGGGTTAAGAGAATTCGGTTTTCATCTCTGGCAAAAGTCAATACATCTTTATCTGGTATGGATTGTCCTGCTTTACCCGTTTCATAAATAGTGATAACATCGTGCCCTAATTGTCGGAGTTCTTCAACAACAGGCAAAGGGAAGTTCTCATTAGCATACAATCGTGCCATTTTCCTCTAAGCCTCCTCGTTCTCACGAATTTGTTGTTCGATTTCATCCCGATGAGAGCGAAAATATGCCCAGGCATTAGCTAAATCTTCGGCTCGTAAAGTTGGATAACACCTTAATAAATCTGATTCGGTTGCACCCAATCGCTTTGCTTGAACCAATACCCATACTGGAATTCGAGTGCGAACGATACATGCCTCTCCACCACAAACATTTGGAGTGCTTTCAATATCAGGAAAGGCATCACCAATATCACACACCACCCATTGAAGCACCTGAGCCTTTTCTGCCCGTGTCATAGTGGATAACAATTTCTCTGCTTCCTGCAATGTAGTCATTTTTTATTATCACCTTTCCTTTGTTTTATATCGTCTAATACTTCCTCTCTCTTTGGTGGTTTTCCACAAGACATTTTATTTTCTGGACATGGACCTCGCCAGCATCCCGGGCCAGCATCTGAAAATAACACAGGAGCCACTTTTAATACTTCACTCAACATCTTATAAGCCATCCTGCGAATTTCCCATTGGGCGCGGTTACAACACCGTAACCTAAAGAAATGAAGTAATTCTCTGGCATTCATCGTTACAATTATCTTTGTCTCGCAAGCCTCCGGGAAGACATATCGAGCATCTTCAACTGGAATTCCTGATTTTAACAGTTGTTTATAGGCATTTTTTGCCGTTTCCATCACTTCTATGAATAGCCTTTCTATGTCTTTGTTTTTCTGAATAGTATGTGGGGTTATATATTTTAACTCGTTATACTTGACATACCGCTGAGATTGTTGTGAATAGGAGGCAATTCGGTGTCTAACCAATTGATGGGTAGTTACTCGTGAAATTCCTTCTATGCCAAAGGTAAAGCTTATATGTTCAAAAGGTGAGTGATGTCCCATTACCATCAATTTATTGATAAAATCACTCACCTCTTTTTTCTTCATTTCCTTCCATAAATCATCAATAGTCGATTCGGAATAACATAATTTAGCCGCCATAGCGACTAAAATTTCAGGATTGGGTGTATATTTAAGCAATTCTACCTTCACTTATTTTTCCTCTTTTTCTTCTATTTTATATTTTTTGCGGAATCTTTCTACCCGACCTGCAGTATCTACTAATTTCTGTTTACCCGTAAAGAAAGGGTGGCAGTTAGAGCAAATCTCAATCCGTAAATTAGGCACGGTTGAGCGAATCGGGAAAGCCGCTCCACAAGCACATCTAATAGTCGTTTCGACATAATTAGGATGGATGTCTTTTTTCAATTTTCTTCACCTCCAGGAATATTTTCTAAACTTTGGCAAATTTGCAAACTTCTTTGAAAAACTTAACGTTGATAGTTGATAGTAGATAGTTTATAGTTGATAGTTGAAGGACTATACACTATACACTATAAACTATAAACGAGTTTTGCATTTTTAGTTTTAAATTTTAAGTTTTTTCCTGCCATCTCTTATTTTTTGCCAAAGTTGAATATTTTATAAAAATTATACCACATCATTCTTCTTTTAGCAAGGGAAATGTTTTACAATAATTCTTTCACAGCTTCCAACACCTCATTACTTGAAATAAGTCGCATACAGTCAAAGGTTTTTATTGGACATTTAGAACTACCTTTCGTGGAACAGGGTCTACAGGGTAAGTCTTTAGAAATGACTCGGTTAGCCCCTCGATACGGATAATAGCCAAATTCTTTAACCGTAGGCCCAAATATTGCTACGACTGGTGTTTTCACGGCGACACTGATGTGCATTATCCCGGTATCATTAGTGATAAGCACTTTGCATCTTTTAAGTAAAGCGGCTGTCTCCATAAGAGAAAGTCTGCCGGCGGCAACAATAGGTTTATTAAATAATGCCAATTTTATCTCCTGACTTAATTCTACCTCATCCTTACCACCAAAGATGACTATTTTTGATTTCTTGTTCTGGATAAGCCAATTAGCTAATTCAATATATCGTTCTTTGGGCCATTTTTTGGTTGCCCAATATGCACCTGGCGCTATACCAATTAAAATATCTTCTTTGCTTATTCCCTCACTCCTGAGTAATTCTAATATAACTGCTTCTTTTGAAGGAGTTATATAAAATTCTAATCCCTGTCCTTCATCTTCAACACCAAACCTCTCAATAGATTTTAAATAAAGATTAGCCATATAAGGTGTGTTTGAATAGCGATTTATTTTAAACTTAACTAATAAGAAGCGAAGAAAGGAATGTTTATTGTAAGATACCTTTTGTTTTGCACCACTTGTCAGGCAAATCACGAGACTGCGTAGTTTCTTGTGAATATCAACGATTAAATCATATTGTTTTTCCTTTATCTTTTTACATAATCTCAAAAGTCCTCTTATCCCTGTTTTACGGTCAAACAAAATAACCTGGTTTATATTAGGATTGGCAGAAACCAATTCCTCAAATTCTGCACAGATAACCATATCAATTTCTGCATCAGGGAATCTTTTCCTGATGAGTCTAATTAAAGGAGAACTTAAGAGAATATCACCTATGGAACTAAGGCGAATGATTAATATTTTTCTATAATTTTCCACTTTCTGTTCTCTACTTTTTTATCTTAGCACCATTATAGGCATCATAGATGCTGTAAATTCCAAGAATAGCAACCGCAGTAATACTCAAGGCTAAAAGTATAAGCCAGAGAATTAACTGGACTATCTGGTGTGGATTTAGCCAGAAGATGTAGACAAGATAAATCGTCGTAATTACGACACAAATCATCAACAAAACTGAGCTTGCCATAATGTTAATCCCTTTTCTAATCTGCCCGTTATACACCTGTCCAAGTCCATTAAAGCAAAAAGAAAGAACAGCCGCTACCCCGGGGTCCCGAACACTTCTCTTTAAAGACTCCTCTTCTATAATCTCTTGTTTTTTTTCCTCTGATAAAATCATTTTTTTATCCCTCCTTCATTTTGGTAATTGGTAACTGGTGAATGGTAATTAGTTACCAGTTACCATTTAACCGCTTACTTACTTTATAGTTTCGTGAAGCCCTATATATTATATGCTACATAGCATAAAGATTCTCCTGAAAATAGGAAGTAGAGAGTAGAAAGTAGAAAGTAAAGAAAACATCACTCCTCACGCCTATCTCCTTACTTCCTACCTTCTATCTCCTATCACTATTTTCATCTTCCTTTGTGAGCCGTAGGTTCATGTCCGGTTCTCCTGAAAATAGTTTTTTCACGCAAAGGACGCAAAGGTAAATTTTTCCTTTATTCCCCTTTGCGTTCTTTGCGTGCTTGGCGTGAAACTTCCTTTCTTCAAAGAACACAAAGGTTACAAAGTTCTTTCGTTTACCCTGAAGACCTGGTGCGAGAGGCGGGAGTTGAACCCGCAAGGGGAATCCCCACTGGATCCTAAGTCCAGCGCGTCTGCCAGTTTCCGCCACTCTCGCTTTTACTATATTTTAATAATACCATACCAGGCGATTTTTGTCAATCCTCTTTTTGAATGGACAGCAATTCTAATTATAAATTTACTTGCAATATTTAAAACTATACTGTATAATGAAGTAGAAATGGAGATTATCGTTGTTGGCGCAAATCATAAAACTATGCCCATCGAATTGCGTGAAAAACTCGCTATCCCGCAAACAAAACTTATAGAAGCATTAAAATCACTCAATCAATCTATCAAAGAAAGGGTGATTTTATCTACCTGCAATCGGATAGAAGTATATGCGGCTACGACTTATGTAAAAGAGGCAAAGATAAAGATAATAAATTTCTT
This window contains:
- the prmC gene encoding peptide chain release factor N(5)-glutamine methyltransferase; translated protein: MRELLLQATKYLEDNNIPTAKTDAEILLSNLIGDERINLYLNDKIPLTKNKLERYWKLLKRRASYKPIAYILCKKEFMNWEFMVNENVLIPRPETEILVEEIINIGKKLKSPPLIVDIGTGSGVIAISLALSLNAVVYALDISSSALKIARTNAHRLKVKDKITFLKGDLLNSLKKFNLDQKVDFIISNPPYVSTSELKSLPMDVRFEPEIALDGGKDGINFYDKIINDSLNYLKEGGCLGLEVGYDQAEIISDKIRQTEKFSEIKTVKDYAQIKRVILAVKKNTPSATDGHR
- the prfA gene encoding peptide chain release factor 1 yields the protein MFEKLKELETEYEKLTSQIEENVTNLSLYQEIMKKRAKIEPFVLKFREYKTVEEEIAKLSVMLNEALEPELKEIAEEELNNLQVKKESIAKKLTDLLAPKDEEEEDRNIIMEIRAGTGGEESGLFVADLFRMYSKYIISQGWKLEIFNSHPTGIGGFKEIIFGVEGDEAYKKLKFESGTHRVQRVPVTEASGRIHTSAVTVAVLKEPEEVDIEISPEDLRIDTFRSSGPGGQHVNVTDSAVRITHLPTGFVVTCQDERSQHKNKAKAMRVLRAELLAQAEEKARKEQSQERKSQVGSGDRSEKIRTYNYPQNRVTDHRIGLSLHRLETIMDGDLDELVFALISASKELKTKNK
- a CDS encoding DUF5615 family PIN-like protein; the protein is MARLYANENFPLPVVEELRQLGHDVITIYETGKAGQSIPDKDVLTFARDENRILLTLNRKHFIRLHNGQPNHAGIIACSFDIDFVGQARRIHKAINSQHQISGQLIRVNRLE
- a CDS encoding DUF433 domain-containing protein — protein: MTTLQEAEKLLSTMTRAEKAQVLQWVVCDIGDAFPDIESTPNVCGGEACIVRTRIPVWVLVQAKRLGATESDLLRCYPTLRAEDLANAWAYFRSHRDEIEQQIRENEEA
- the thyX gene encoding FAD-dependent thymidylate synthase codes for the protein MKVELLKYTPNPEILVAMAAKLCYSESTIDDLWKEMKKKEVSDFINKLMVMGHHSPFEHISFTFGIEGISRVTTHQLVRHRIASYSQQSQRYVKYNELKYITPHTIQKNKDIERLFIEVMETAKNAYKQLLKSGIPVEDARYVFPEACETKIIVTMNARELLHFFRLRCCNRAQWEIRRMAYKMLSEVLKVAPVLFSDAGPGCWRGPCPENKMSCGKPPKREEVLDDIKQRKGDNKK
- the rpmE gene encoding 50S ribosomal protein L31 — encoded protein: MKKDIHPNYVETTIRCACGAAFPIRSTVPNLRIEICSNCHPFFTGKQKLVDTAGRVERFRKKYKIEEKEEK
- the waaF gene encoding lipopolysaccharide heptosyltransferase II, which encodes MENYRKILIIRLSSIGDILLSSPLIRLIRKRFPDAEIDMVICAEFEELVSANPNINQVILFDRKTGIRGLLRLCKKIKEKQYDLIVDIHKKLRSLVICLTSGAKQKVSYNKHSFLRFLLVKFKINRYSNTPYMANLYLKSIERFGVEDEGQGLEFYITPSKEAVILELLRSEGISKEDILIGIAPGAYWATKKWPKERYIELANWLIQNKKSKIVIFGGKDEVELSQEIKLALFNKPIVAAGRLSLMETAALLKRCKVLITNDTGIMHISVAVKTPVVAIFGPTVKEFGYYPYRGANRVISKDLPCRPCSTKGSSKCPIKTFDCMRLISSNEVLEAVKELL